A section of the Leucoraja erinacea ecotype New England chromosome 31, Leri_hhj_1, whole genome shotgun sequence genome encodes:
- the cdk9 gene encoding cyclin-dependent kinase 9 isoform X2, with protein MENEKEGFPITALREIKILQLLKHENVVNLIEICRTKATQYNRYKGSIYLVFDFCEHDLAGLLSNANVKFTLAEIKKVMQMLLNGLYYIHRNKILHRDMKAANVLITRDGVLKLADFGLARAFSLAKNSQPNRYTNRVVTLWYRPPELLLGERDYGPPIDLWGAGCIMAEMWTRSPIMQGNTEQHQLTLISQLCGSITAEVWPNVEKYELYQKLELPKGQKRKVKDRLKAYVKDPYALDLIDKLLVLDPTQRTDSDDALNHDFFWTDPMPSDLKNMLSTHNQSMFEYLAPPRRRGSHMPQQSTNQNKNPAAANQTEFDRVF; from the exons ATGGAAAATGAAAAGGAAGGG TTTCCCATTACGGCCTTGAGAGAAATCAAAATCCTGCAACTGTTGAAGCACGAAAATGTGGTGAACCTTATTGAGATCTGCCGCACTAAAG CCACGCAGTATAATCGCTACAAGGGCAGCATCTACCTGGTCTTTGACTTCTGCGAGCATGACCTGGCTGGACTGCTCAGCAATGCAAACGTGAAGTTCACTTTGGCAGAAATCAAGAAGGTGATGCAGATGTTGCTGAATGGGCTCTACTACATCCATCGGAACAAG ATTTTGCATCGAGATATGAAAGCAGCCAATGTTCTAATCACTCGGGATGGTGTGCTGAAACTGGCCGACTTTGGTCTGGCTCGAGCATTCAGTCTGGCCAAGAACAGCCAGCCAAATCGCTACACCAACAGGGTGGTGACCCTGTGGTATCGACCACCAGAGCTCTTGTTAG GTGAGAGAGACTATGGACCACCCATAGATCTGTGGGGTGCTGGATGCATCATGGCTGAGATGTGGACCCGGAGTCCAATAATGCAGGGCAACACAGAACAGCATCAGCTAACGTTGATCAGTCAGCTCTGTGGCTCCATTACAGCCGAG GTTTGGCCTAATGTTGAGAAGTATGAACTGTACCAAAAGCTGGAACTGCCGAAAGGTCAGAAGCGAAAAGTTAAAGACCGGTTGAAAGCCTACGTGAAGGACCCTTATGCACTGGACCTCATTGACAAGCTGCTTGTCCTCGATCCCACCCAGAGGACCGACAGTGATGATGCCCTGAACCACGATTTCTTCTGGACTGACCCCATGCCTTCTGACCTTAAAAACATGCTCTCCACCCACAACCAATCAATGTTTGAGTATTTAGCCCCTCCCAGGAGGCGAGGCAGTCACATGCCTCAGCAGTCAACCAATCAGAACAAGAATCCTGCTGCAGCCAACCAGACGGAATTTGATCGGGTGTTCTGA
- the cdk9 gene encoding cyclin-dependent kinase 9 isoform X1: MARCPDSGMGVRLSADMVKYYEVLDFQFCDEVAKYEKMAKIGQGTFGEVFKARHRQTGKKVALKKVLMENEKEGFPITALREIKILQLLKHENVVNLIEICRTKATQYNRYKGSIYLVFDFCEHDLAGLLSNANVKFTLAEIKKVMQMLLNGLYYIHRNKILHRDMKAANVLITRDGVLKLADFGLARAFSLAKNSQPNRYTNRVVTLWYRPPELLLGERDYGPPIDLWGAGCIMAEMWTRSPIMQGNTEQHQLTLISQLCGSITAEVWPNVEKYELYQKLELPKGQKRKVKDRLKAYVKDPYALDLIDKLLVLDPTQRTDSDDALNHDFFWTDPMPSDLKNMLSTHNQSMFEYLAPPRRRGSHMPQQSTNQNKNPAAANQTEFDRVF; encoded by the exons ATGGCGCGGTGCCCGGACAGCGGCATGGGGGTCCGGCTCAGCGCCGACATGGTGAAGTACTACGAGGTGCTGGACTTCCAGTTTTGCGATGAGGTCGCCAAGTACGAGAAGATGGCGAAGATCGGGCAGGGCACCTTCGG GGAGGTGTTTAAAGCACGACATCGGCAGACAGGAAAAAAAGTGGCTTTGAAGAAAGTGCTTATGGAAAATGAAAAGGAAGGG TTTCCCATTACGGCCTTGAGAGAAATCAAAATCCTGCAACTGTTGAAGCACGAAAATGTGGTGAACCTTATTGAGATCTGCCGCACTAAAG CCACGCAGTATAATCGCTACAAGGGCAGCATCTACCTGGTCTTTGACTTCTGCGAGCATGACCTGGCTGGACTGCTCAGCAATGCAAACGTGAAGTTCACTTTGGCAGAAATCAAGAAGGTGATGCAGATGTTGCTGAATGGGCTCTACTACATCCATCGGAACAAG ATTTTGCATCGAGATATGAAAGCAGCCAATGTTCTAATCACTCGGGATGGTGTGCTGAAACTGGCCGACTTTGGTCTGGCTCGAGCATTCAGTCTGGCCAAGAACAGCCAGCCAAATCGCTACACCAACAGGGTGGTGACCCTGTGGTATCGACCACCAGAGCTCTTGTTAG GTGAGAGAGACTATGGACCACCCATAGATCTGTGGGGTGCTGGATGCATCATGGCTGAGATGTGGACCCGGAGTCCAATAATGCAGGGCAACACAGAACAGCATCAGCTAACGTTGATCAGTCAGCTCTGTGGCTCCATTACAGCCGAG GTTTGGCCTAATGTTGAGAAGTATGAACTGTACCAAAAGCTGGAACTGCCGAAAGGTCAGAAGCGAAAAGTTAAAGACCGGTTGAAAGCCTACGTGAAGGACCCTTATGCACTGGACCTCATTGACAAGCTGCTTGTCCTCGATCCCACCCAGAGGACCGACAGTGATGATGCCCTGAACCACGATTTCTTCTGGACTGACCCCATGCCTTCTGACCTTAAAAACATGCTCTCCACCCACAACCAATCAATGTTTGAGTATTTAGCCCCTCCCAGGAGGCGAGGCAGTCACATGCCTCAGCAGTCAACCAATCAGAACAAGAATCCTGCTGCAGCCAACCAGACGGAATTTGATCGGGTGTTCTGA